The nucleotide window GACAGGCGGACGAGAAACGGAAAAAAGGCAAAACCAAAAAGCGGAGGCGATGATGGCGCGCGTCGACATCATTCACGGACCGAATCTGAATCTGCTTGGCGAGCGCGAGCCGGAGATCTACGGCCGCGCGACGCTCGCGGAAATCAACGACGCTCTCGTCGCCGCCGGCAAGGCGCGCGGCGTCGAGGTGCGTTTTTTTCAGAGCAACCACGAGGGCGCGCTGATCGACCACATCCAGGAGGCCGGCCGCGAGGCGGACGCGCTCATCATCAACCCCGGCGCATACACGCACACCTCGATCGCGATCCGCGACGCCGTCGCGGCGCTGTCGATTCCGGTCATCGAGGTGCATCTTTCGAACACGCAACGGCGCGAGCGATTCCGCCGCCGTTCGTTCATCGCGGACGTCGTCACGGGACGTATCGAAGGATTGGGCCGCGCGGGCTATGATCTGGCGCTCGAATACGTTCTCGATCAAATCCAGGAGAAGAAGTGACGGCGCAACGCATGGGCGCGGCGCGGCGACTCGCGGCGGATGCGGGCGTCGATGCGCTGCTTGTCTGGAATCTCGCCAATGTCCGGTGGCTTTCGGGATTCACCGGCACGGAGGCGTCGATCGTCATTGGCCGCGACAAGGCGTTTTTCCTCACGGACGGGCGATACGAAACGCAGGCCGCCGACGAGGCGCCGGATTTCGAACGCCGCATTTCGTTCGACAAGATCGCGCTCATCGAAAAGGCGCTTTCCGAGTGCGGTGCGCGGCGCGTCGGATTCGAGGACGAGACGATCACCGTCGGCCGCCTTGCGGCGTTGCGCGACGCGGCGGGCGACGTGGAGTTCGTGCGCCTCGGCGACAAGGTCGACGGCTTGCGACTTCGCAAGGACGCACGCGAGATCGCCATCATGCGGCGCGCCGCCTGGGCCGCGGAGGTCGGCTTCGAGGCCGCGAAGGCCGCGCTGCGGCCGGGCGTTTCCGAAAGCGAGATCGCGCTCGTTTTGGAGACGGCGATGCGCCGCGCCGGCGCGACCCGGCCGAGCTTCGACACCATCGTCGCCTCCGGAGGGCGCGGCGCCCTGCCCCACGGCGTGGCGTCCGGCAAGATCATCGCCGAGGGCGAGCTTGTGGTTATCGATTTCGGATGCGTCGTGGATGGGTATTGCTCGGACCAGACGATGACCATCGGCGTCGGCGAGGTGGAACCCGAGGCGCGCCGCGTTTACGAGATCGTGCGGGTCGCGCAGCAGGCGGCGATCGACGCGATCCGCCCGGGCGTCCTGTTGCGCGACGTGGATCGCGTCGCGCGCGAGTCCATCGCGGCCGCGGGATTCGGCGATAAATTCACGCACGGACTGGGGCACGGCGTTGGCATCGAGATCCACGAAGGCCCGCGCCTGACCTCGCGCTCGGAGGCCGTGGCGGAGCCGGGCATGGTGGTCACGGTGGAACCGGGCGTCTATTTGCCCGGACGATTCGGTGTGCGTATCGAGGACACCGTCGTCATTACGGAAAGCGGGTGCGATCGGCTGACGACACTCGACAAGAATTATACACGGGTGTAACAGGCTTTCATCGCATCGCGGGAGAGGTGTTTTGGCCGAGAAAAAAGGCTCGTTTCTTTCGAAAATCCGCTCCAAGCCGAAGCCGAAGGTCGACAAGGATCTCGAGGCGCTCATCGAGACGGTCCAGGAGGACACGTCCGACATGCGCGCGCGGCTCAAGCTCGCCGACGCGTATCTGAAGCGCGACGAGAAGCTGAAGGCGCTCGACCAATACCTGCTCGTCGCCGAGAACTACGCCGAGCAATCGTTCCACCCGAAGGCGGTCGCGGCGTTCAAACGGGCGCTCGAGGTGGACCCGCAGATGATCGAGGTCTACATCAAGCTTGGGCGGCAATATCACCGTCTCGGCCTGATGAGCGAGGTCGTATCGAACTTCACGAAGGCCGCGGAGATCCACGAGAAGGCGGGGCGCAAGAAAGAGGCGCTCGACACGTTCCGCCAGCTCGCCGAGCTTACACCCGACAACGCCGTCAGCCGGCTGAAGATGGGGCAGCGCTACCTCGCCGAGGGTTTCCGCCAGGACGCGCTCGAGGAATTCCTGAAGGCCGCGGACGTTTTTGAACGCCAGCGGAAAACGCCCGAGCGCCGCAAGCTGCTCGAAGGCCTCATCGACAAGGGCATCGACGAGCTGAAGGTTGTTTCGCCGCTCGTGGACATCTATCTGGACGCCGGCGAACACAACGAGGTGCTGGCGCTTCTCGGCGGGCTGAAGAAGGACATCACCGGATCGGTGGCGCTGCAGGAGGCGATCGCGCGGTCGGCGCGCGCGGTCGGTCGCCGCGATGTCGCGCTCGAATCGCTGGAGCGTATCTCGCGCCTGTACGACATCTCCGGCCGCCCGGACAAGGTCCGCGAGACGTGTGGTGAGATCAAGGAACTCGATCCGGAAAACGCGTATGCGCTCGATCGCCTGGAACGCTACCGCGAGCCGGAGCCCGAACCGGAGCCGATTCCCGAACCGCCCGCCGTAACGGAAATGGAAGTCGCCTGGGAGGATCACGAGCTCGAGATCGAGGTGGAAACCGAGGCCGACGAGGGCGTCGAGGTCGAGCTCGAGTCCGAGGAGCCACTTGTCGCCGAGCGCGTCGAGGAGATCGAGGAGTTCGATGAGATCGAGCCCATCGACGGGCTCGAGGAAGCGGCCACCGCCGCCCAGCAACGCCCGCCGGACGAGGATGTGCCGGCGGCCGTCGAGGAAGATGCCTGGTCCGTGCCCGCGGAGCACCTGGACGAGGCGGATACCGGCGAGGTCGACATCTTCGGCGCCGAGGAAGCCGGACTCGAGGACATCGAGCCGATCGAGGGCGAGGTCGATCTGTTCGGCGGCGAGGGCCCCGCGACGCCCGCCGGGCGCGCGCCCGGCGCCGAGCCGCGCGCCGATCGTTTCCTGTCCGTCTCGGATTACCGCGCCCTCTCGCGCGTGGACGCGAACGCTTATCTGGAGGGCCTTCGCGGATCCGCGCGGGCGCGGGAGGCTTCCGGCGCGTTCATGGAGTACATCTCCGACCTGAACGCCGAGCTTCCGCACGACATCCCCGTGCTCGAGATGCGCCGCGAGATGGCGATCGAATTCGACGACCGGGACGCCGCGCGCGAGTTGACCGAGGAATTGCTCGACGCGGCGCTCGCCTCAAACGAGGAATCGCTCGCCGCGGGGTACGCCGAATCGCTCGCCGCGGACGCCGATCGCGAGCCGCGCCTTTCTCGCCGTCTCGCGGAGTTTTTCGAGACCCGCGACGCCGCGCGCGCCGCGGCCTCGTTCGCGCGCCTTGGCCAGGCGGCCGCCGGCGCCGGCGATCGGGATGCGGCCTGCGACGATCTTTCGCGCGCGGTCGCGCTAATGCCGGAGAATATCGAATATCGCCGCGAACTTCTGGGCGCGCTGCGCGCGGCCGGGGACGCCGAGGGCGTGGCCGAAAACGCGAAGACGCTCGCGGGGCTGTATCTGTCCGCCGGCGATGTCGCCGGCGCGCGCGAGATCGCAAGCCACTGGCACGCGGACCAACCCGAAAGCGAAGCCGCCTTCGAGCAGCGGCTGGCCGTTGAGGAAACCGCCGGCGACGCCGGCGCCGTGTCCGCCCTGCTATCCGGCGAGGCCGGCCGCCTGCTCGAAACAGGCGCGCCGGAGCGCGCCGCGGAGTTGCTGGGACGCGCGCTGGAATACGAGCCGGAGGATATCGGCGTGCGCGAGACGCTCGCGCGGGCGCACCGCGACGCGGGCGACCGCGACGCCGCCGCGACACAACTCGTGGAGATCGCGCGCATCGATCTGGCGCGCGGCAAGAACGCCGATGCCATCGTCCGTCTTGCCGAGGCGGCCGGCCTAGCGCCCTCGTCGTTCGCGGTTCGGGAATCGATCGCGCCGATGCTCGATAGCGCCGGCGACGCCGACGCCGCCGCCCGCGAATTCGCGGCGCTCGCGACGCTCGCGAAGACTCAGGATCGCGACCCGGCGCCCTATCTCGAACGTGCGGCCGAGCTTCGCCCGAACGCGCCGGAGGTACGGCGCGCGCTTATCGATCATCTGCGCGAGTCCGGCGAGACGGCGCGGGCGATCGATGAGTTGTATCGCCTCGCCGAGTCGCGCCAGAAAGCCGGACACGCCGAGGATACCGAGTCGGCGCTGCGCGAGATCCTCTCGATCGACGCCGGGCAGGCGCGCGCCCAT belongs to bacterium and includes:
- the aroQ gene encoding type II 3-dehydroquinate dehydratase — encoded protein: MARVDIIHGPNLNLLGEREPEIYGRATLAEINDALVAAGKARGVEVRFFQSNHEGALIDHIQEAGREADALIINPGAYTHTSIAIRDAVAALSIPVIEVHLSNTQRRERFRRRSFIADVVTGRIEGLGRAGYDLALEYVLDQIQEKK
- a CDS encoding aminopeptidase P family protein is translated as MGAARRLAADAGVDALLVWNLANVRWLSGFTGTEASIVIGRDKAFFLTDGRYETQAADEAPDFERRISFDKIALIEKALSECGARRVGFEDETITVGRLAALRDAAGDVEFVRLGDKVDGLRLRKDAREIAIMRRAAWAAEVGFEAAKAALRPGVSESEIALVLETAMRRAGATRPSFDTIVASGGRGALPHGVASGKIIAEGELVVIDFGCVVDGYCSDQTMTIGVGEVEPEARRVYEIVRVAQQAAIDAIRPGVLLRDVDRVARESIAAAGFGDKFTHGLGHGVGIEIHEGPRLTSRSEAVAEPGMVVTVEPGVYLPGRFGVRIEDTVVITESGCDRLTTLDKNYTRV